A part of Acidobacteriota bacterium genomic DNA contains:
- a CDS encoding alpha/beta fold hydrolase — translation MPHGARPAPDPSPAAAPAGLPARRVSGRSRFRKRARRAAALAYLAALALSTAVRAFLPGWGPPRPGQRVAVIDEREAGTGCTGVSHIAWTDRPGPPGPPVLLIHGSPGDARGLSGLAERLAGSRRVLAPDLPGHGASEREPCDLSIEADALRLGAWLDALGIERVHAVGYSLGGAVAILLADRFPERVASLTLLSATGVQELELLGDARLNHALHGLQLAALWSLRAFTPHMGLLDRTFPVVSYARTFYESDQRPLRAALRRWSGPALIVHGKADPLVPAAAALEHHRLLPQSELLLDEGDHFTVFRHPGRIATVLKDFLDRVDGGLAAVRATADPNRVAMSERPFDPTRVPPASGLALVVLSALIAAATLASEDLTCLATGALIAAGRIRFLPGTLACFAGIAIGDLGLFAAGRLLGRPALRRPPLRWLIRADQVERARAWFERRGPAAIFAARFLPGARLPVYFSAGVAGAGAGAFVLYFFAAAALWTPLVVGGAALAGRPFLAPLLAARRVGLAGIVAAVAALVLAGRLAAAAATHRGRRRLAGWFLRLRRWEFWPAWVIYGLLAPRLLHHAWRYGGLTVFTAANPCIEAGGFVGESKSGILAALERAGAPVARFRLIPPGGKEDRLRALEAAAAAVGGPPVVVKPDVGERGYGVRICHDLDQARRRILDDGEALIVQEYVPGVEFGLFYVRRPGEERGFLFSVTRKRLPEVVGDGRRTLERLILDDPRAVALAPVYFAANAGRLDDVPAAGERVRLVELGTHCRGAVFEDAAELATPELSRRIDEISRRVPGFHFGRYDVRAPSESDLARGEGIRIIELNGVTSEATHVYDPRFGLREALAVLSEQWRLAFEIGRENRARGVRPTPLRRLLAMAWHHRRG, via the coding sequence GTGCCGCACGGAGCTCGGCCCGCCCCGGACCCTTCCCCTGCGGCGGCTCCCGCAGGCCTCCCCGCGCGGCGCGTGAGCGGCCGCTCCCGTTTCCGGAAGCGCGCCCGGCGCGCGGCCGCCCTCGCCTACCTGGCGGCCCTCGCCCTGTCGACGGCGGTCCGGGCCTTCCTGCCGGGTTGGGGACCGCCGAGGCCGGGGCAGCGCGTCGCGGTCATCGACGAGCGTGAGGCCGGAACCGGGTGCACGGGCGTTTCGCACATCGCCTGGACCGACCGCCCCGGCCCCCCCGGCCCTCCCGTCCTGCTGATCCACGGAAGCCCCGGCGACGCCCGGGGGCTCTCCGGCCTCGCGGAGCGCCTGGCGGGCTCCCGGCGTGTGCTCGCGCCGGACCTGCCGGGACACGGGGCGAGCGAGCGGGAGCCTTGCGACCTGTCGATCGAGGCGGATGCGTTGCGCCTCGGCGCGTGGCTGGATGCGCTCGGAATCGAGCGCGTGCACGCCGTCGGCTACAGTCTCGGCGGCGCGGTGGCGATCCTGCTGGCGGACCGCTTTCCGGAGCGGGTGGCCTCGCTCACCCTGCTCTCGGCGACGGGCGTTCAGGAACTCGAGCTCCTCGGGGACGCGCGGCTGAACCACGCGCTCCACGGGCTGCAACTGGCCGCCTTGTGGTCGCTCCGCGCGTTCACCCCCCACATGGGGCTGCTCGATCGGACCTTTCCGGTCGTCTCCTACGCGCGCACCTTCTACGAGAGCGACCAGCGGCCGCTCCGGGCGGCCCTGAGGCGCTGGAGCGGCCCCGCCCTGATCGTCCACGGCAAGGCCGATCCCCTGGTTCCCGCCGCCGCCGCGCTGGAGCATCACCGGCTCCTGCCCCAGAGCGAGCTGCTGCTCGACGAGGGGGATCACTTCACCGTCTTCCGGCACCCCGGCCGGATCGCCACCGTCCTGAAGGACTTCCTCGACCGGGTGGACGGCGGTCTGGCCGCGGTGCGCGCCACGGCCGATCCGAACCGCGTGGCGATGTCGGAGCGTCCCTTCGACCCGACGCGGGTCCCTCCGGCGTCCGGCCTGGCGCTCGTCGTGCTTTCCGCGCTCATCGCGGCGGCGACGCTGGCCAGCGAGGATCTGACATGCCTCGCCACGGGGGCGCTCATCGCGGCCGGACGGATTCGATTCCTTCCCGGCACGCTCGCCTGCTTCGCCGGAATCGCGATCGGCGACCTCGGACTGTTCGCGGCCGGGCGCCTGCTGGGGCGCCCCGCCCTCCGGCGGCCGCCGCTCCGTTGGCTGATCCGAGCCGATCAGGTGGAGCGGGCGCGGGCCTGGTTCGAACGCCGCGGTCCCGCGGCGATCTTCGCGGCACGGTTCCTTCCCGGAGCCCGGCTGCCGGTCTACTTCTCCGCCGGTGTCGCGGGGGCCGGGGCGGGTGCGTTCGTTCTCTACTTCTTCGCGGCGGCCGCGCTGTGGACGCCGCTCGTGGTGGGCGGGGCAGCGCTCGCCGGGCGGCCGTTCCTCGCACCGCTGCTGGCGGCGCGCCGGGTGGGGCTGGCCGGAATCGTGGCGGCGGTCGCCGCCCTCGTCCTCGCCGGAAGGCTCGCGGCGGCCGCGGCGACCCACCGGGGCAGGCGCCGGCTCGCCGGGTGGTTTCTCCGCCTCCGTCGCTGGGAGTTCTGGCCGGCGTGGGTGATCTACGGCCTTCTCGCCCCGCGCCTGCTCCACCACGCCTGGCGGTACGGCGGCCTCACGGTGTTCACCGCCGCCAACCCGTGCATCGAGGCGGGCGGATTCGTCGGCGAGTCCAAGAGCGGGATCCTCGCGGCCCTGGAACGCGCCGGCGCTCCCGTGGCGCGCTTCCGGTTGATCCCGCCCGGCGGGAAAGAAGATCGGCTGCGCGCCCTGGAAGCGGCGGCCGCCGCCGTCGGGGGACCGCCGGTGGTCGTCAAGCCGGATGTCGGCGAGCGCGGATACGGCGTCCGGATCTGCCACGACCTCGACCAGGCCCGCCGCCGCATCCTCGATGACGGCGAGGCGCTGATCGTGCAGGAGTACGTGCCGGGGGTCGAGTTCGGGCTGTTTTACGTCCGGCGCCCCGGAGAGGAGAGGGGGTTCCTCTTCTCCGTCACGCGCAAGAGGCTGCCGGAGGTCGTGGGCGACGGCCGCCGCACGCTGGAGAGGCTGATCCTCGACGATCCCCGCGCCGTCGCCCTGGCACCCGTCTACTTCGCCGCCAACGCCGGCCGGCTGGACGATGTCCCGGCGGCGGGCGAGCGGGTCCGCCTGGTCGAGCTGGGCACCCATTGCCGCGGGGCCGTGTTCGAGGATGCAGCGGAGCTGGCCACTCCGGAGCTGTCGCGCCGGATCGACGAGATCAGCCGCCGGGTACCGGGGTTCCACTTCGGGCGCTACGACGTCCGGGCACCGTCGGAGTCCGACCTGGCACGCGGAGAGGGGATCCGGATCATCGAGCTGAACGGAGTCACCTCCGAGGCGACCCACGTGTACGACCCGCGGTTCGGCCTGCGCGAGGCCCTGGCGGTGCTCTCCGAGCAGTGGCGGCTCGCCTTCGAGATCGGGCGCGAGAACCGGGCCCGCGGAGTGCGGCCGACCCCGCTTCGCCGCCTTCTCGCCATGGCGTGGCACCACCGGCGCGGATGA
- a CDS encoding DinB family protein codes for MPSRNGLIGRNVEVLRQGEALIRSLDAATYSRPIPGQRATVGAHFRHGIDFYERFFAGIGDRRVDYDRRRRDAAEETDPQRALARIRRTVHSLRELRDIGTETPLLVRAESGSDPERAWQPSSVGRELQFLLSHTVHHFAIVALVLRSWGCAVPETFGVAPSTLESWSER; via the coding sequence ATGCCTTCCCGGAACGGCCTGATCGGGCGCAACGTGGAGGTGCTCAGGCAGGGGGAGGCGCTGATCCGCTCGCTCGACGCCGCCACCTACTCGCGCCCCATCCCTGGCCAGCGGGCCACCGTCGGGGCGCACTTCCGCCACGGCATCGATTTCTACGAGCGCTTCTTCGCCGGGATCGGTGACCGGCGAGTCGACTACGACCGGCGGCGCCGGGACGCCGCCGAGGAGACCGACCCGCAGCGCGCTCTGGCGCGGATCCGCCGCACCGTGCACTCGCTGCGCGAACTCCGGGACATCGGCACCGAGACGCCGCTGCTCGTTCGCGCCGAGTCGGGCTCCGATCCGGAGCGAGCCTGGCAGCCGTCGAGCGTGGGACGGGAGCTCCAATTCCTGCTGTCGCACACGGTGCACCACTTCGCCATCGTCGCGCTCGTCCTGCGTTCCTGGGGCTGCGCCGTCCCGGAGACCTTCGGCGTCGCCCCATCGACGCTCGAGTCCTGGAGTGAGCGTTGA
- a CDS encoding 1-acyl-sn-glycerol-3-phosphate acyltransferase has translation MSHAMRGHLRALLRILALAAVTGYHAAVLSARLVSARRDEDRLRRRLDQFRRWCRAVARISGMRIEPDGSPAAPPVLLVANHLSYMDVIALGATSPAIFVAKAPVARWPLLGPITRLAGTIFIDRARMSDLKRALAQMGAVLDAGFRVAFFPEGTSTAGDRVLPFRSPLLDAAIRRGLPVQPAAIRYETAPGDPPAGEAVCWWGDAVMAPHLWRLLGLRGFTAAVRYRPARTGPDRKQLASELRDDVCEALGLSEERSEERCLPGTA, from the coding sequence GTGAGCCACGCGATGCGCGGTCATCTCCGAGCCTTGCTGCGGATTCTCGCACTCGCCGCGGTGACCGGTTACCATGCCGCGGTTCTCTCGGCGCGCCTCGTCTCGGCCCGCCGCGACGAGGACAGGTTGCGACGGCGGCTGGACCAGTTTCGGCGATGGTGCCGGGCGGTGGCGCGGATCTCCGGGATGCGGATCGAACCGGACGGCTCCCCGGCGGCGCCGCCGGTGCTCCTGGTAGCGAACCACCTTTCGTACATGGACGTGATCGCCCTCGGGGCCACCTCTCCGGCGATCTTCGTCGCGAAGGCGCCGGTGGCGCGGTGGCCCCTCCTCGGGCCGATCACGCGCCTGGCCGGAACGATCTTCATCGACCGCGCGCGGATGAGCGATCTGAAGCGGGCTCTGGCGCAGATGGGAGCGGTGCTGGACGCCGGGTTCAGGGTGGCGTTCTTCCCCGAGGGGACCAGCACCGCGGGGGACCGGGTGCTGCCGTTCCGTTCCCCGCTGCTCGACGCAGCGATCCGCCGCGGCCTTCCGGTGCAGCCCGCCGCGATCCGGTACGAAACGGCGCCTGGCGACCCTCCCGCCGGAGAGGCCGTCTGCTGGTGGGGCGACGCCGTGATGGCCCCGCACCTGTGGAGGCTGTTGGGACTGCGGGGATTCACCGCCGCCGTCCGCTACCGGCCCGCGCGCACCGGCCCGGACCGGAAACAGCTGGCCTCGGAGCTGAGAGACGATGTCTGCGAGGCCCTCGGCCTGAGCGAGGAAAGGAGTGAGGAGCGATGCCTTCCCGGAACGGCCTGA
- a CDS encoding GNAT family N-acetyltransferase: MESETGTAARTDYPAFPELLPEPDRSHPRFEVRFARTPADLDRVARLRFAVFNLELGEGLDESWATGRDLDEYDPGCHHLMVEDRRTGALAGTYRLQTSAMAARHRGFYSASEFDLSGFPAALLEDAIELSRACVAREHRNHQVLFLLWRGLARYVRRSGKRFLFGCCSLTSQDPADGARALAHLRRGGHMHPEYLVHPRPGFGCDGPSAAGGERCELPPLFRVYLRYGAKVCSLPAIDRRFKTIDFLVLFDVTRMPSGDFRRFFE, translated from the coding sequence ATGGAGAGCGAAACTGGAACGGCGGCCCGGACCGACTACCCGGCCTTCCCGGAGCTGCTTCCCGAACCCGACCGGTCGCACCCGCGGTTCGAGGTTCGCTTCGCGCGGACCCCCGCCGACCTCGACCGGGTGGCCCGGCTGCGGTTCGCCGTGTTCAACCTGGAGCTGGGAGAGGGTCTCGACGAGTCCTGGGCCACCGGGCGCGATCTGGACGAGTACGATCCCGGATGCCATCACCTCATGGTCGAGGACCGGAGGACCGGAGCGCTGGCCGGCACCTACCGCCTGCAGACGAGCGCGATGGCGGCGCGGCATCGCGGCTTCTACTCCGCTTCCGAGTTCGATCTGTCCGGATTTCCGGCGGCGCTCCTCGAGGACGCGATCGAGCTGAGCCGCGCCTGCGTGGCGCGCGAGCACCGGAATCACCAGGTCCTGTTCCTGCTGTGGCGCGGCCTCGCCCGCTACGTGCGCCGGTCCGGCAAGCGCTTCCTGTTCGGCTGCTGCTCGCTGACGAGCCAGGATCCGGCGGACGGTGCCCGTGCGCTGGCCCACCTGCGGCGGGGCGGCCATATGCATCCCGAGTACCTCGTCCATCCGCGGCCGGGGTTCGGATGCGATGGACCGTCCGCGGCCGGCGGGGAGCGGTGCGAGTTGCCGCCGCTGTTCCGGGTCTACCTGAGGTACGGCGCGAAAGTCTGCAGCCTCCCGGCGATCGACCGGCGGTTCAAGACGATCGACTTCCTCGTCCTCTTCGACGTGACGCGGATGCCCTCCGGCGACTTCCGGCGCTTCTTCGAGTGA
- a CDS encoding S9 family peptidase, whose translation MRRALLIALSLAALPGTAEPAAPIDPALIGAEGAEGRRPRGFVWSEDGARLAFLYDGAGGDAVYVTDVGTGRTAKELEASSLEAGGKRADRIDAVLWSPAGESLLLRAGGDLFLHPLGQSDSRPLTRTRAEEKDPKFSPDGTRIAYVRDGNLFLIDLAEGEERALTRDGRPGAVLNGDTDWVYWEEIWGRDATGFWWSPDGRRIAFYRFDDTAVDAFPIAGVERPYPRVRWQKYPAAGRINPAVRVGVLDLDTGGIVYADTGNRDAYLARVAWEPDGRALDILRLDREQTTLTLLRCDPESGECKPLIEESHPTWVNVEKDFLVLPDGRFVWGSERSGRRRLYLYSRDGNLLHPLTPPDRIVTSLDGFDRGSGEIVYTATGKGELGATVRHVFRVPVDRPVPVAVTDGDGWHRAWPSPRGGHFVHSFSDADHPPRIELIRGDGSAVALPSSPPQFDPDALPRWRFLTIPGPEGLRLPAMLLEPETLEPGSRHPAIMYHYGGPGSQVVARRWSGRGRGLWHKMMAQRGFLVLSVDNAASIHFGKSGEDRIHRRFGEVNLAAQLAGVRFLASLPYADTARIGLWGWSGGGANTLYCLLHRPGVWRAGVAGAPVTDWTLYDTIWTERYLDSPADNEDGYRESSPISHAADLADALLIVHGTADDNVHMLNTLAFVGELVEAGKPFEMAIYPGQKHGFRGAALRHFYARMTEFFERHLAAGR comes from the coding sequence ATGCGCCGTGCCTTGCTGATCGCGTTGTCGCTCGCGGCCCTGCCCGGGACCGCCGAACCCGCGGCCCCTATAGACCCTGCGCTGATCGGCGCCGAGGGGGCCGAGGGGCGGCGGCCGCGCGGCTTCGTCTGGAGCGAGGACGGGGCGAGACTCGCCTTCCTCTACGACGGCGCCGGGGGCGACGCCGTCTACGTCACCGACGTCGGCACCGGGCGGACCGCGAAAGAGCTGGAGGCGTCGTCGCTGGAGGCCGGAGGGAAGAGAGCCGACCGCATCGACGCCGTCCTCTGGTCGCCGGCCGGAGAGTCGCTGCTCCTGCGGGCCGGAGGCGACCTCTTCCTCCATCCGCTCGGGCAGAGCGACTCTCGCCCGCTGACCCGCACGCGCGCCGAAGAGAAGGATCCCAAGTTCTCGCCCGACGGGACCCGCATCGCGTACGTCCGCGACGGGAATCTGTTCCTGATCGATCTCGCCGAAGGCGAGGAGCGCGCGCTCACCCGCGACGGTCGCCCCGGCGCGGTGCTCAACGGCGACACCGACTGGGTGTACTGGGAAGAAATCTGGGGGCGTGACGCCACCGGATTCTGGTGGAGTCCGGACGGGCGGCGGATCGCCTTCTACCGCTTCGACGACACGGCGGTCGACGCGTTCCCCATCGCGGGAGTCGAACGTCCCTATCCGCGTGTCCGCTGGCAGAAGTACCCGGCGGCGGGGCGCATCAACCCCGCCGTGCGGGTGGGTGTTCTCGACCTGGACACGGGCGGCATCGTCTACGCCGACACGGGAAACCGGGACGCCTACCTCGCCCGGGTCGCCTGGGAGCCGGACGGCAGAGCCCTCGACATTCTGCGGCTCGACCGGGAGCAGACGACCCTGACGCTGCTCCGCTGCGACCCGGAATCGGGCGAGTGCAAGCCCCTGATCGAGGAGAGCCATCCCACCTGGGTCAACGTGGAGAAGGACTTTCTCGTGCTTCCGGATGGACGGTTCGTGTGGGGTTCGGAGCGGAGCGGCCGGCGGCGTCTTTATCTCTACTCCCGCGACGGGAACTTGCTGCATCCGCTCACCCCGCCGGACCGGATCGTCACCTCCCTCGACGGTTTCGACCGGGGCAGCGGCGAGATCGTGTACACCGCCACGGGGAAGGGCGAGCTGGGCGCCACGGTGCGGCATGTCTTCCGCGTCCCGGTGGACCGCCCCGTCCCGGTCGCGGTCACGGACGGGGACGGCTGGCACCGGGCGTGGCCGTCGCCGCGAGGCGGACACTTCGTGCACTCCTTCAGCGACGCCGACCATCCGCCGCGGATCGAGCTGATCCGCGGCGACGGCTCCGCGGTGGCCCTGCCGTCTTCGCCGCCGCAATTCGATCCCGACGCGCTACCCCGGTGGCGCTTCCTGACGATTCCAGGACCGGAAGGGCTGCGGTTGCCCGCGATGCTGCTCGAGCCGGAGACGCTCGAGCCGGGGAGCCGGCATCCGGCCATCATGTATCACTACGGAGGGCCGGGCTCGCAGGTGGTCGCCCGCCGCTGGTCCGGGCGCGGCCGGGGCTTGTGGCACAAGATGATGGCCCAGCGCGGGTTCCTCGTCCTGAGCGTGGACAACGCGGCATCGATCCACTTCGGCAAGTCGGGAGAGGATCGGATCCACCGGCGGTTCGGGGAGGTGAACCTCGCAGCGCAGCTCGCGGGGGTGAGATTCCTCGCCTCGCTTCCCTACGCCGACACGGCGCGGATCGGTCTGTGGGGCTGGTCGGGCGGCGGCGCGAACACCCTCTACTGCCTGCTGCACCGGCCCGGGGTCTGGCGGGCCGGCGTGGCGGGGGCTCCCGTGACCGACTGGACCCTCTACGACACGATCTGGACCGAGCGGTATCTCGACAGTCCGGCGGACAACGAGGACGGCTACCGCGAGTCCTCGCCGATCAGCCACGCGGCGGACCTCGCCGATGCCTTGCTGATCGTCCACGGGACGGCCGACGACAACGTCCACATGCTGAACACGCTAGCGTTCGTCGGCGAGCTGGTCGAGGCCGGCAAGCCGTTCGAAATGGCGATCTATCCGGGGCAGAAGCACGGTTTCCGCGGCGCCGCTCTCCGCCACTTTTACGCGCGGATGACGGAGTTCTTCGAGCGGCACCTGGCCGCCGGCCGGTAG